One window of Drosophila busckii strain San Diego stock center, stock number 13000-0081.31 chromosome 3L, ASM1175060v1, whole genome shotgun sequence genomic DNA carries:
- the LOC108600553 gene encoding uncharacterized protein LOC108600553 — MQTYVQVTVLLLLAALIHEGAAIWCYRCTSATPGCADHFNWRGIGFLGEQCPESNDVCVKVTERREGRETITRDCLSALSFRTDIPADKYEGCRPAAKDVRLAHYVNHTIKEHDVKRDYFTDTTFCFCFLDHRCNGAGALKSSTLAAGAVVLLLLTKMCLL, encoded by the exons ATGCAAACTTACGTTCAAGTTACTGTCCTACTGCTACTTGCAGCTTTAATACACGAAG GTGCTGCCATTTGGTGTTACCGCTGCACTTCTGCAACACCTGGCTGTGCGGATCATTTTAACTGGCGCGGCATTGGCTTTCTGGGTGAGCAATGCCCCGAAAGCAATGATGTGTGCGTAAAGGTAACAGAACGACGTGAAGGCAGGGAGACGATAACACGGGACTGCCTTAGTGCTTTGAGCTTCCGCACCGATATTCCAGCAGACAAATACGAGGGCTGCAGACCCGCTGCCAAGGATGTGCGTCTGGCGCACTATGTCAACCACACCATCAAGGAGCATGATGTGAAGCGCGATTACTTCACAGATACAAcgttctgcttctgcttcctCGATCATCGTTGCAATGGCGCGGGCGCGCTCAAGAGCTCTACATTAGCGGCTGGCGCTGTTGTACTCCTGCTGCTGACCAAGATGTGTCTACTGTAA